The following coding sequences lie in one Verrucomicrobiia bacterium genomic window:
- a CDS encoding response regulator, translating into MSIFAKTSIRGKLIWITMLASTGAVILACLAFGLYELLNYRRQMSRDLYALSEMISAEQAAGREISDPEVVKEVTSWAGQQRSIVLACVYGKTGQLLIKYSRDNNLPRRAVPALIGDDIDRIEDGYLVLYQPILHQGKKAGTVFIRSDLRWFSERLTEDLRILAIILLSSWLVALLLAARLQRLISAPILHLVESARTISETHDYSIRVAKSSNDELGMLTEEFNRMLQRIQEQDEAIRGAKEKAESATRTKSEFLANMSHEIRTPMNGIIGMTDLALDTELSSEQREYLNTVKLSADTLLALINDILDFSKIEAGKLDLDPIDFSLRDNLDDTLKTLAMRAHQKGLELAAHILPDVPDELVGDPIRLRQVVVNLVGNAIKFTETGEVVVRVELESRENDDIRLHFAVSDTGIGIPANKQGVIFDAFSQADGSTTRKYGGTGLGLAIATQLVQIMGGKIWVESEVGKGSTFHFTVVMRPSRDLKSRTRARYADLEGFRVLVVDDNITSRRILEEVLLSWRMKPATASSAAAAFTMLKEGHASGEPFGLVLLDCMMPETDGFGLADQIQKDDAIARTTLIMFSSSSHGSVAARCREMGLAGYLTKPVKQSDLFDVITSALGDQTKLVEGPAEPVEPVAPSPAYKLRVLLAEDNPVNQRLVVRLMEKRGHMVVVTGNGKEALAALEDGQFDVVLMDVQMPELGGLEAAAIIRERERTTGAHMPIVAMTAHALKGDRERCLEGGMDAYVSKPIEARLLFEAIASVVPVNVPEANAAERLVPEEARPNTDVFNSEGALAMLDGDTGLFVELMKLFMSESVDLLEQIRDAIEQRDANRLERAAHSLKGSAAAFCGESTRAVAQKLEAIGASGDLDQADGLFIELKRELVRLTDALAEYRKESVLCES; encoded by the coding sequence ATGAGTATATTCGCCAAGACATCGATTCGCGGCAAACTGATCTGGATCACGATGCTCGCCAGTACGGGCGCCGTGATCCTCGCATGCCTGGCGTTTGGGCTGTATGAGTTGCTCAATTACCGCCGTCAGATGAGCCGCGATCTTTATGCCTTGTCCGAAATGATCAGCGCCGAACAGGCGGCCGGGCGGGAGATTTCCGACCCGGAAGTGGTCAAGGAAGTGACTTCCTGGGCCGGTCAACAGCGCTCCATCGTCCTGGCCTGTGTCTACGGCAAGACCGGCCAGCTCTTGATCAAATACTCCCGCGACAACAATCTACCACGCCGGGCGGTGCCTGCATTGATCGGGGACGACATCGACCGTATCGAGGACGGTTATCTTGTCCTCTATCAACCGATTCTTCATCAGGGAAAGAAGGCCGGCACCGTCTTCATCCGCTCCGACCTGCGCTGGTTCTCCGAGCGCCTGACGGAGGATCTCCGCATTCTGGCGATCATTTTGCTGTCCTCATGGCTGGTGGCGCTGCTCCTGGCCGCCCGCCTGCAACGGTTGATCTCCGCGCCGATCCTTCACCTGGTGGAATCCGCGCGCACTATCTCGGAAACGCACGACTACTCGATTCGCGTTGCCAAATCCTCAAACGACGAACTGGGAATGTTGACCGAAGAGTTCAACCGAATGCTTCAACGCATCCAGGAGCAGGACGAAGCGATACGCGGTGCGAAAGAAAAAGCCGAGTCCGCCACGCGCACCAAGAGTGAATTCCTGGCCAACATGAGCCACGAGATCCGGACGCCGATGAACGGGATCATTGGCATGACCGACCTGGCGCTGGACACCGAACTCTCCTCCGAGCAGCGTGAGTACCTCAACACCGTCAAGCTTTCCGCCGACACGTTGCTCGCCCTGATCAACGACATTCTCGACTTCTCAAAGATCGAGGCCGGCAAGCTCGATCTGGATCCCATCGACTTCAGTCTGCGTGATAATCTGGACGATACGCTCAAGACCTTGGCCATGCGCGCCCACCAGAAGGGACTCGAATTGGCCGCGCATATCCTCCCCGACGTCCCGGATGAACTGGTCGGCGACCCGATCCGCCTCCGCCAGGTCGTTGTCAATCTCGTCGGCAACGCGATCAAGTTCACGGAGACGGGCGAGGTTGTTGTTCGCGTCGAGTTGGAGTCGCGCGAGAATGACGACATTCGCCTGCACTTCGCCGTAAGCGACACGGGGATCGGCATTCCCGCGAACAAGCAGGGAGTCATCTTCGATGCTTTCTCGCAAGCGGACGGTTCGACCACGCGCAAGTACGGTGGGACGGGACTCGGTCTTGCCATTGCTACGCAGTTGGTCCAAATCATGGGCGGTAAAATCTGGGTCGAAAGCGAAGTGGGCAAGGGCAGCACCTTCCATTTCACCGTCGTGATGCGCCCTTCGCGGGACCTCAAGTCGAGAACACGCGCCCGATATGCCGACCTGGAGGGATTCCGGGTGCTCGTCGTCGATGACAACATCACGAGCCGCCGCATCCTGGAAGAAGTGCTGCTCAGTTGGCGGATGAAGCCGGCAACTGCCAGCAGCGCAGCCGCCGCATTCACCATGCTGAAAGAGGGACACGCAAGCGGTGAACCGTTTGGGTTGGTGTTGTTGGATTGCATGATGCCGGAGACGGACGGCTTTGGCCTGGCCGACCAAATCCAGAAGGATGACGCGATCGCACGGACCACATTGATCATGTTCTCTTCGTCGAGCCACGGCAGTGTTGCGGCGCGTTGCCGTGAGATGGGGTTGGCCGGCTACCTCACCAAGCCTGTCAAACAGTCCGACCTTTTTGATGTCATCACCTCGGCACTCGGCGACCAGACTAAGCTGGTCGAAGGACCTGCCGAACCGGTCGAACCCGTCGCGCCATCTCCAGCTTACAAGCTGCGAGTGTTGTTGGCGGAGGACAATCCCGTCAACCAACGCCTGGTGGTCAGGCTGATGGAAAAGCGGGGCCATATGGTCGTCGTCACCGGCAACGGCAAGGAAGCGCTGGCTGCCTTGGAAGATGGGCAGTTCGACGTGGTGCTCATGGATGTCCAGATGCCCGAGCTGGGTGGCCTCGAGGCCGCCGCGATCATTCGCGAGCGTGAAAGAACAACGGGCGCACATATGCCAATCGTTGCCATGACAGCTCACGCGTTAAAAGGCGATCGCGAGCGTTGCCTGGAAGGCGGTATGGACGCCTACGTGTCAAAGCCCATCGAAGCACGGCTGTTATTTGAAGCAATCGCAAGCGTGGTTCCCGTGAACGTGCCGGAAGCGAATGCGGCGGAGCGGCTCGTCCCGGAAGAGGCGCGGCCCAATACGGACGTATTCAACAGCGAGGGGGCGCTGGCCATGCTTGACGGCGACACCGGACTCTTTGTCGAATTGATGAAGTTGTTCATGAGCGAGTCCGTCGATTTACTGGAACAGATTCGCGATGCCATCGAGCAACGCGATGCGAACCGGCTGGAGCGGGCCGCGCATTCGTTGAAGGGGTCTGCCGCCGCCTTCTGTGGTGAATCGACCCGCGCGGTGGCGCAAAAGCTCGAAGCCATCGGCGCGAGCGGCGATCTTGATCAGGCGGACGGGTTATTTATCGAGTTGAAGAGGGAATTGGTGCGGCTTACGGACGCGCTGGCGGAATATCGAAAGGAGAGTGTGCTGTGCGAGTCCTGA
- a CDS encoding DUF3108 domain-containing protein encodes MQLSIVKTLTAILGLLLAMSGAMLADGDETIPFSVGEKLTYQIFWGPFVVGRATLEVAGIDPVDGHDCYHLVAKAKTSGLAEWLFPVDSTAESWLDRTGLFTRQYREDRSEGKHHRNSDTHFDYATKETVTKNQVNGRERHTPLDQHVLDVVSSLYYVRTQKLMLDSEQSFTINAGDTNYNVIIRPDMRKTMWVRPVGDVQALRIEPTPTLNIISANNGHMWFWVSDDPRRLPLLVNSELKLGTAKLVLFSITPGKPSPGTTNKSAGSVTLAPLAAKGSTLASER; translated from the coding sequence ATGCAACTCAGCATTGTGAAAACACTTACAGCAATTCTTGGCCTGCTCCTCGCGATGTCTGGCGCGATGCTCGCCGATGGCGACGAGACCATCCCGTTTTCCGTCGGCGAAAAGCTCACCTACCAGATTTTCTGGGGGCCATTCGTCGTCGGGCGCGCCACCCTGGAGGTGGCAGGTATCGATCCGGTGGACGGCCACGACTGCTATCATCTCGTCGCGAAAGCGAAGACGAGTGGGCTGGCCGAATGGTTGTTCCCCGTCGACAGCACCGCGGAGAGCTGGCTCGACCGCACCGGACTGTTCACCCGCCAGTACCGTGAAGACCGCAGCGAAGGCAAGCACCACCGAAACAGCGATACGCATTTCGATTACGCGACCAAAGAAACGGTCACCAAGAACCAGGTCAACGGCCGCGAGCGACATACGCCGCTCGACCAACACGTGCTCGACGTGGTCTCGTCGCTCTACTACGTGCGCACGCAAAAACTGATGCTCGATTCCGAGCAGTCGTTCACGATCAACGCCGGCGACACAAACTACAACGTCATCATCCGGCCCGACATGCGCAAGACGATGTGGGTGCGCCCCGTGGGCGATGTCCAGGCGCTGCGGATCGAGCCGACACCGACCCTGAACATCATCTCCGCCAACAACGGTCACATGTGGTTCTGGGTCAGCGATGACCCGCGTCGCCTGCCGCTGCTCGTCAATTCCGAGTTGAAACTCGGCACGGCGAAGTTGGTCCTCTTCAGCATTACGCCGGGCAAGCCTTCGCCCGGGACTACCAACAAATCCGCCGGCTCGGTTACGTTGGCGCCGCTGGCCGCGAAAGGCAGCACCCTCGCGTCGGAACGCTGA
- the rfaE1 gene encoding D-glycero-beta-D-manno-heptose-7-phosphate kinase, translating to MNSRRLREILSHFPRQRILVVGDVMLDQFLWGKVSRISPEAPVPVVEITRESFFPGGAANVARNLRALDSSVSVLGVLGDDDAGAELRGLLEQQGIRTGGLIVDPNRPTTVKTRIVAHNQQMVRFDREKCVGLSATLERKVLECFETHLNGVSAVVFEDYAKGVLSQRLLNILQRRAHQAGKTTAADPNSRHRLRYSGLTAVTPNRAEAFAAAGLPYVEPVDEVLRDEPLLRVGQKLLRTWKPRNLLITLGEHGVCLFRPGKKPHHIPTVAQEVFDVSGAGDTVIATLVLALAAGADPIEAAEISNHAAGVVVGKVGTATCSARELVKSFARNRR from the coding sequence ATGAACTCCAGGCGGCTTCGTGAAATCCTTTCCCACTTTCCCCGCCAGCGCATCCTCGTCGTCGGCGATGTGATGCTCGACCAGTTCTTGTGGGGGAAGGTATCGCGCATCTCGCCCGAGGCCCCCGTGCCCGTGGTGGAGATCACGCGGGAGTCATTCTTTCCCGGCGGCGCGGCGAACGTCGCCCGCAATCTCCGTGCGCTCGACTCGTCGGTCAGCGTGCTCGGCGTACTCGGGGACGATGATGCCGGCGCCGAGTTGCGCGGCCTGCTCGAACAACAGGGCATCCGCACTGGTGGCTTGATCGTGGATCCCAACCGTCCCACGACGGTCAAGACGCGCATTGTCGCCCACAACCAGCAGATGGTCCGCTTCGACCGCGAAAAATGCGTGGGACTATCGGCCACGCTGGAGCGCAAAGTCCTGGAATGTTTCGAGACCCATCTGAACGGCGTCTCCGCTGTTGTTTTCGAGGATTACGCCAAAGGCGTCTTGTCGCAAAGGTTGCTCAATATCCTGCAACGACGGGCCCACCAGGCGGGCAAAACCACTGCTGCCGACCCGAATTCACGTCACCGGCTCCGTTACTCCGGTCTCACCGCGGTGACACCGAACCGGGCCGAGGCGTTCGCGGCGGCGGGCCTGCCGTACGTCGAGCCGGTCGACGAAGTGTTGCGCGACGAACCGCTGTTGCGGGTTGGACAAAAATTATTGCGCACGTGGAAGCCGCGCAACCTGCTGATCACGCTGGGCGAGCACGGCGTTTGTTTGTTCCGTCCCGGCAAGAAGCCGCACCACATCCCGACGGTCGCGCAGGAAGTGTTCGATGTCTCGGGCGCAGGCGACACGGTGATTGCAACACTCGTGCTCGCGCTGGCTGCTGGGGCCGACCCGATTGAAGCGGCGGAGATTTCGAATCACGCGGCGGGCGTCGTCGTCGGCAAGGTCGGTACCGCCACCTGTTCGGCGCGCGAATTGGTGAAGAGCTTCGCGCGCAATCGGCGCTAG
- a CDS encoding PhoH family protein, translating into MASETLHFDNARQAQSLYANEPKNLRLVEDLFNLKVTARDGWINLEGAPVDVERGRSLFTELQQAIARGTPIRRQEFSRAVSAISRGEPLKMQELHEGRVDVSTRKRPIVPKTQGQKRYLEAIRKNDIVIGIGPAGTGKTYLAMAMAVHALRSDRVGRIILARPAVEAGEALGFLPGTLEEKVSPYLRPLYDALHDMMDPDEIQRNVERGVIEIAPLAYMRGRTLNNAFVILDEAQNATSEQMLMFLTRMGFDSKVVITGDITQVDLPGHKMSGLIEVQGVLKGIPGLEIAYFSEHDVVRHELVQKIVAAYAKFKEERERRRQETAANGNGKPPAA; encoded by the coding sequence ATGGCAAGCGAAACACTGCATTTCGACAATGCGCGCCAGGCGCAGTCGCTCTACGCCAACGAACCGAAAAATCTTCGCCTCGTCGAAGACCTGTTCAATCTCAAGGTCACGGCCCGCGACGGTTGGATCAACCTCGAAGGCGCTCCGGTCGACGTCGAGCGTGGCAGATCTCTCTTTACCGAATTGCAACAGGCGATCGCCCGCGGCACACCCATTCGGCGGCAGGAATTCAGCCGTGCCGTGAGCGCCATCTCGCGCGGCGAGCCGCTGAAGATGCAGGAGCTTCACGAGGGACGTGTTGATGTTTCCACGCGCAAGCGGCCCATTGTGCCGAAGACCCAGGGACAGAAACGTTACCTAGAAGCGATCCGCAAGAACGACATCGTCATCGGCATCGGACCCGCGGGCACGGGCAAGACGTACCTCGCCATGGCGATGGCCGTTCACGCGCTGCGCAGCGACCGCGTAGGCCGCATCATCCTGGCCCGGCCGGCCGTCGAAGCGGGGGAAGCGCTGGGGTTTCTGCCGGGAACACTGGAAGAGAAAGTCAGTCCGTATTTGCGTCCGCTCTATGACGCGCTGCACGACATGATGGATCCTGATGAGATCCAGCGCAACGTAGAGCGTGGCGTCATCGAAATCGCGCCGCTGGCGTATATGCGCGGGCGCACGCTCAACAACGCGTTTGTCATTTTGGATGAAGCGCAGAACGCGACCAGCGAACAGATGTTGATGTTCCTCACGCGCATGGGATTCGATTCCAAGGTCGTGATCACGGGTGACATCACGCAGGTGGACCTGCCCGGCCACAAGATGTCAGGCTTGATTGAAGTGCAAGGCGTCCTCAAGGGGATCCCCGGTTTGGAGATCGCGTACTTCAGCGAACACGACGTGGTTCGCCATGAACTTGTCCAGAAGATCGTCGCTGCCTATGCCAAGTTCAAAGAGGAGCGCGAACGACGCCGGCAGGAAACCGCCGCGAACGGCAACGGCAAACCACCCGCCGCATGA
- a CDS encoding response regulator: MSKTKVLIVDDDMAASRLLGMGLEKTGVFQVKVENTATQAVGRAREFRPDVILLDVCMPGADGGDVAFQIHDDPSLRSTSIIFLTSLVSGQEASKTVQRGGYEFLSKPASIGKVIECIDRHLAQQSGTVSNVSVA; encoded by the coding sequence ATGAGCAAGACGAAAGTTCTGATCGTGGATGATGATATGGCCGCCAGCCGGCTGCTCGGCATGGGATTGGAAAAGACCGGCGTGTTCCAGGTGAAAGTTGAAAACACGGCGACACAGGCTGTCGGTCGGGCCCGCGAGTTTCGCCCCGATGTGATCTTGCTCGATGTGTGCATGCCCGGCGCCGATGGCGGCGATGTTGCCTTCCAGATCCACGATGATCCGTCCCTGCGCTCGACGTCGATTATTTTCCTGACGTCACTGGTTTCGGGGCAGGAGGCCAGCAAGACGGTGCAGCGGGGAGGATATGAATTCCTGTCAAAGCCCGCCAGCATTGGAAAAGTAATCGAGTGCATCGATCGACATCTTGCCCAGCAAAGCGGAACCGTGAGCAATGTGTCCGTGGCGTAG
- a CDS encoding LysM peptidoglycan-binding domain-containing protein, producing MKSPARILLSLSLVGSTVLVFNGCATQQKRMQPINEEQKSEFLKGMDVVEKPELEPEWADFVKDRYPNWRHHYWVDRGQWGNRGYIVGRPTAEAEPVVETTITPLPPAPMAPPTIVENEPPKIEAPERPTKYVVKKGDSLWKIAGKVYHNPLKWPRIYRANKEKIKNPNRIFANQVLIIPQD from the coding sequence ATGAAGAGTCCCGCAAGAATTTTGCTTTCATTGTCCCTCGTGGGGAGCACAGTGCTGGTTTTCAATGGCTGTGCGACGCAACAGAAGCGCATGCAGCCCATCAACGAGGAACAGAAGAGTGAGTTCCTCAAGGGGATGGACGTGGTTGAGAAGCCGGAGCTGGAACCCGAGTGGGCGGATTTCGTCAAGGACCGTTATCCGAACTGGCGCCACCACTACTGGGTGGACCGTGGCCAATGGGGGAACCGCGGTTACATTGTCGGTCGCCCCACAGCGGAAGCGGAGCCAGTGGTGGAAACAACCATCACACCGTTGCCGCCCGCGCCGATGGCCCCGCCGACCATTGTCGAGAACGAACCGCCAAAGATCGAGGCCCCCGAGAGGCCGACGAAGTACGTGGTGAAGAAGGGCGACTCGCTCTGGAAGATTGCGGGCAAGGTTTATCATAATCCGCTGAAGTGGCCGCGCATCTACCGCGCCAACAAGGAAAAGATCAAAAATCCGAACAGGATTTTCGCCAATCAGGTTTTGATCATTCCCCAGGATTAG
- a CDS encoding response regulator transcription factor → MRVLIAEDDAVSRCLLEATLTKWGYEVVTTTDGLQALEVLSQPDAPSLAILDWMMPGLDGAQVCLKARAAAGERLLYLILLTAKGRKEDIVEGLTAGADDYVVKPFDRPELKARMNAGERILRLQAELAARVKELELALANVKLLQGLLPICCYCKKIRNDQNYWQQVDSYVADHSEAQFTHGICPDCRDHIVKPELERLKHDQELACK, encoded by the coding sequence GTGCGAGTCCTGATTGCGGAAGACGATGCGGTGTCACGCTGCTTGTTGGAGGCGACTCTGACCAAGTGGGGATACGAGGTCGTCACCACCACCGACGGCTTGCAAGCACTCGAAGTCCTGAGCCAACCCGACGCGCCATCCCTGGCGATCCTGGACTGGATGATGCCGGGGCTGGATGGTGCCCAGGTCTGTCTCAAGGCCCGCGCGGCGGCCGGCGAACGGCTCCTTTACCTGATTTTGCTCACCGCCAAGGGCCGCAAGGAGGACATTGTCGAAGGCCTGACAGCGGGCGCGGATGATTACGTGGTCAAGCCGTTTGACCGACCGGAGTTGAAGGCGCGCATGAACGCTGGCGAGCGCATCCTCCGCCTGCAAGCCGAGCTGGCCGCGCGCGTGAAGGAACTCGAACTCGCGCTCGCGAACGTCAAGCTGTTGCAAGGGCTGCTGCCGATTTGTTGCTACTGCAAGAAGATCCGCAACGACCAAAACTACTGGCAACAGGTGGACTCCTACGTCGCGGACCACTCCGAGGCGCAGTTCACGCATGGCATCTGCCCGGACTGCCGTGATCACATTGTGAAGCCCGAACTGGAACGCCTCAAGCACGACCAGGAACTGGCCTGCAAATAA
- a CDS encoding ATP-binding protein, producing MNNALTSGFLDQSLLFFPPEWIKSALVLALISVWMVIGLFTYMNYSVRRPHLSLWTVGWMFYSVYLAASIGLEESPHTPLLVMVSRACIGISALFMFWGSFQLTESKRDQREIALGSVMMVIWSYVGAYRVRDERWITLPVFLLLAAAGVYTGILYMRTRRRSRGSVILGVGFLLWGVHLMGFPLASGSQLLMAGAYLASALLALLIVVGMVVEDSAHTSEVDYHALFDSSGDAIFLLDSKTLQVLQANQTAARLSGRKTEELVGQALLDFCDRLPPASVPVDVVTSPANEPNREVLLRRPDGSELACEGRADLVHSPKGDVLMLTMHDITARKRTEQSLRESTRELGSTVAELRETQNQVVQQERLRALAQMASGVAHDFNNVLAKILGFTELLLAWPENLNDKEKVKKYLQMTSAAAQEAVAIVNRLREFYRHRKESEVYQSIDVNETVTQAIVLTQPKWKDQMMASGATVAIDADLRDVPAIRGSESDLREALINLLFNSVDAMPHGGTITVATRAEPDVIVIEVRDTGRGMSEEIRQRCFEPFFTTKGERGTGLGLAIVYGIVQRHGGTISIESETGKGTLVVIRLPLWKLEGGEPLPVSAAPSRPLRVLLVEDEPQVCDIEAEYLRGDGHFVETAPNGRQGLKQFGGGHFDVVVADRAMPEMNGDQMTEAIKQISPHTPVVLVTGFADMPTDGIGGKSLPDLIMRKPITQTGLRQAIARVLAAAPKPGRPDPAAINGP from the coding sequence ATGAACAACGCTCTTACATCGGGTTTTCTCGATCAATCCCTCCTCTTCTTCCCGCCGGAATGGATCAAGTCGGCGCTCGTGCTGGCGTTGATCTCCGTGTGGATGGTCATTGGGTTGTTCACCTACATGAACTATTCGGTGCGGCGGCCCCACCTCAGCCTGTGGACTGTCGGGTGGATGTTCTATTCGGTATATCTTGCGGCATCGATTGGACTGGAGGAATCTCCGCATACCCCGCTGCTGGTGATGGTGTCGCGGGCGTGTATCGGCATCAGCGCGCTGTTCATGTTTTGGGGCAGCTTCCAGCTTACGGAATCGAAGCGCGACCAGCGCGAAATCGCGCTGGGAAGCGTGATGATGGTGATTTGGAGCTATGTCGGCGCGTACCGGGTGCGGGACGAACGGTGGATCACCCTCCCGGTATTCCTGCTTCTTGCGGCAGCCGGCGTATATACAGGCATCCTCTATATGCGGACACGCCGACGTTCGCGGGGGAGCGTCATCCTCGGTGTCGGATTCCTGCTGTGGGGAGTGCACCTGATGGGGTTTCCACTGGCGAGCGGCTCGCAACTCCTGATGGCGGGGGCGTATTTGGCTTCGGCACTCCTGGCTCTGCTGATTGTGGTGGGCATGGTCGTTGAGGACAGCGCGCACACTTCCGAGGTTGATTACCACGCGCTCTTCGATTCTTCCGGCGACGCAATCTTTCTGCTCGATTCCAAGACATTGCAGGTATTGCAAGCCAACCAAACGGCGGCCCGCTTGAGCGGACGAAAAACCGAGGAACTGGTGGGACAGGCGCTTCTGGATTTCTGTGACCGTCTGCCGCCTGCGTCGGTGCCCGTGGACGTCGTCACGTCGCCAGCCAACGAGCCCAACCGCGAGGTTCTCCTCCGTCGCCCGGATGGGAGTGAACTAGCCTGCGAAGGGCGCGCAGACCTTGTCCACAGTCCCAAGGGGGACGTGTTGATGCTGACGATGCACGACATCACGGCGCGGAAGCGAACGGAGCAATCCCTCCGTGAAAGCACGCGGGAACTAGGCAGCACTGTGGCGGAACTGCGCGAAACGCAAAACCAGGTCGTCCAGCAGGAACGGTTACGGGCCCTGGCGCAGATGGCCAGTGGTGTCGCGCATGATTTCAACAATGTCCTCGCGAAGATCCTCGGCTTTACCGAACTGCTACTGGCGTGGCCGGAGAATCTCAACGACAAGGAGAAAGTCAAAAAGTACCTCCAAATGACCAGCGCCGCCGCGCAGGAAGCCGTCGCCATCGTCAACCGTCTCCGCGAGTTTTACCGGCACCGCAAAGAGTCGGAGGTCTACCAGTCCATCGATGTCAATGAGACGGTGACACAAGCCATCGTGCTGACCCAGCCAAAGTGGAAGGATCAAATGATGGCCAGCGGCGCGACCGTGGCAATCGACGCGGACCTGCGCGATGTGCCGGCCATCCGCGGCAGCGAGTCGGACCTGCGCGAAGCATTGATCAACCTGCTCTTCAATTCGGTCGACGCCATGCCACACGGCGGCACGATCACGGTTGCGACACGCGCCGAGCCCGATGTCATCGTCATCGAAGTCCGCGACACGGGGCGTGGCATGTCCGAGGAAATCCGCCAGCGCTGTTTCGAGCCGTTCTTCACAACCAAGGGTGAGCGGGGTACGGGGCTTGGCCTGGCGATCGTCTACGGCATTGTGCAGCGCCACGGCGGCACAATCAGCATCGAGAGTGAAACGGGGAAAGGAACATTGGTCGTGATTCGCTTGCCACTATGGAAGCTGGAGGGTGGCGAGCCGCTGCCGGTGAGCGCCGCGCCATCACGCCCTTTGCGAGTGTTGCTGGTCGAGGACGAGCCGCAGGTCTGTGATATCGAGGCGGAGTACTTGCGGGGCGATGGACATTTTGTCGAAACCGCCCCGAATGGTCGCCAGGGCCTGAAACAATTTGGTGGCGGACATTTCGACGTCGTTGTAGCGGACCGCGCGATGCCGGAGATGAACGGTGACCAAATGACGGAGGCCATCAAGCAGATCTCCCCCCATACGCCGGTGGTGTTGGTTACGGGCTTTGCCGACATGCCGACGGATGGCATTGGAGGGAAGTCCCTGCCCGATTTGATCATGCGCAAGCCTATCACACAGACGGGCTTACGCCAGGCCATTGCCAGGGTTCTGGCGGCGGCTCCGAAACCGGGTCGACCTGACCCGGCTGCGATCAATGGCCCATAG
- a CDS encoding cytosine deaminase, which translates to MDLILRNARIRGHDQNIDIAVNDGLITKIAPKIKARPRQVIDCGGKLVSPPFTDIHVHLDAVLTVGQPRFNQSGTLIEGIEIWAERKRTLTFDDVKRRATLAVKWELAHGVTRIRSHVDVCDPQLTAVKALLEVKKEFAGLVDIQLVAFPQDGIYAFPNGERLMDQAMELGCDIVGGIPHHEMTRDDGVADVKFACNLAQQYHKPLDLHIDETDDPNSRFTEVLAAETIRRGLSGRVTASHTTSMHSVDNSYAFKLIRLIKRAGLHMVTNPCDNSVLQGRFDTYPKRRGHTRVKELLAAGVNVGIGHDSIMDPWYPLGVGDPLQVAFVWIHYGQMSGASEIPQVWDMITRNPAKAFGTTDKDYGLTVGNPADLILLDATTEFDALRRIAPRLIVMRHGQIVARTTPSETVLCRKGWKKEAIDFTVA; encoded by the coding sequence ATGGACCTGATTCTTCGCAACGCGCGCATACGCGGGCACGACCAGAATATCGACATCGCAGTCAACGACGGCCTCATTACCAAGATTGCTCCCAAGATCAAGGCGCGCCCGCGGCAGGTCATCGATTGTGGCGGCAAACTCGTCTCTCCGCCGTTCACCGATATTCACGTCCACCTCGACGCCGTGCTCACGGTGGGACAACCACGTTTCAACCAAAGCGGCACGCTCATCGAAGGCATCGAGATTTGGGCGGAACGCAAGCGGACGCTCACGTTCGACGATGTGAAGCGCCGCGCCACCCTCGCTGTGAAATGGGAACTCGCCCACGGCGTCACGCGCATCCGCAGCCACGTCGATGTCTGCGATCCGCAACTTACCGCCGTCAAGGCGCTGCTCGAGGTGAAGAAGGAATTCGCGGGGCTCGTGGACATTCAACTCGTTGCGTTTCCTCAGGACGGCATCTACGCGTTTCCCAATGGCGAACGGCTCATGGATCAGGCGATGGAACTCGGCTGCGACATCGTCGGCGGTATCCCGCATCACGAAATGACCCGCGACGACGGCGTGGCCGATGTGAAATTCGCCTGCAACCTCGCGCAGCAATATCACAAACCGCTCGACCTCCATATCGACGAAACCGATGACCCGAATTCGCGCTTCACGGAAGTGTTGGCGGCCGAGACCATCAGGCGCGGCCTCAGCGGACGTGTCACCGCCAGCCACACCACTTCCATGCACAGCGTGGACAATTCGTACGCATTCAAGCTCATTCGCCTCATCAAGCGCGCCGGCCTGCACATGGTCACCAACCCGTGCGACAACAGTGTCTTACAAGGTCGTTTCGACACCTACCCCAAACGACGCGGCCACACACGCGTGAAGGAACTTCTCGCCGCCGGCGTCAATGTTGGCATCGGCCACGACTCGATCATGGATCCGTGGTACCCGCTCGGCGTCGGCGATCCCCTGCAAGTCGCCTTCGTTTGGATCCACTACGGCCAGATGAGCGGCGCCAGCGAAATCCCACAGGTGTGGGACATGATTACCAGGAATCCCGCGAAGGCCTTCGGCACGACTGACAAAGATTACGGTCTCACCGTCGGCAACCCAGCCGATTTGATCCTTCTCGACGCCACTACCGAATTCGATGCCCTCCGCCGCATCGCCCCCCGCTTGATTGTAATGCGCCATGGCCAGATCGTTGCCCGCACCACCCCGAGTGAAACCGTCCTCTGTCGGAAAGGATGGAAGAAAGAAGCGATCGACTTCACGGTTGCGTGA